Genomic segment of Schistocerca piceifrons isolate TAMUIC-IGC-003096 chromosome 1, iqSchPice1.1, whole genome shotgun sequence:
CTTACACCTTCATAATTTCTGGCCTCAACACCTCTTTTGGTAATAAGAGAAACTTCTTGGACTACACCCCTCTGATCTAGAGCAAAAGAGAAACAAATGACAAACACTCCACACAAAAAAAATCAACATGGCCATATTAATCTTCAAGGGTAATAACAGAAACAACACTACTATACAAAAAtgcaatatctttgaaaataaatatttgtagCATCTCTTTCTGAAAATAAGAGTGTCACAATAACCACATAGGCCTAACTAAAGCTGACTTTTCACATGTTCTGGTTTAAATGTCAAAATCTGTTTATATATTGAATTTCATACCATGGCAGTTATTATGTAAGTGCAATGTGGATGATAAACTGTTCAGCCATGAAAAATAAtgtaaacttttgaaatgtgatgcatcagtacaatgctgcagattagatgggtacacaTATACTAATGAGGTGGAACTGtaatagggagaaaagaaattaataGCGAAACTTGGACGAATATAAGGGCGCAGTTAGGACAAGGAACCATTAATTTCTTAGAGGGAAGCTTCAGGATAATAAAATTGTAGGGAGTGACCAAAGCTTGCCTATGTACTGTATGGTGAGCAGGTTCAGATGGCTATATGTTGCAGGTTGaaggggtcaattctagtgtccgataccacccgtcggctttgaccaatgacgtaatgtgtgctGTTATTTTAGCCTAGTGTGGAGAAATCCATCAagccagtctttagactgaaggcaACATCAGCACAACAGTTGTTAGTGCATCAAACATTAAGTTGAATTCATTCTGCAGTAGGCCTACAATTACACAACTTTCAAAAGTCATTCAAGAAGCTATCCCGGACTCCTATAATTTTCCATTTGTAAATCCTTCACACGAATATTGATATATTCGTTTTCTGTATAGGAAACTACTGTAACACAATAGGAATAGATATATGTTcaagaacaaaaaattaattatcagCATCATTTACAAATAGTAACGATGTGACAAGCAGTAGTTGCAGAATTTTACTAAACTGAGGGAACAACGTGAGTTTTCCTGTTCCAACTTCCCATGTGAGGTACATCGACGAAATTTGAAATATACGGCTTAGTCGTGCGCCTTTTGCGAAAGTAGTGCATTCTTTACCTGTATTACAACAGTTGTATGCATGTGCAAATAGCgtattttgaaagaaaaagaaaaaaaaagcctggcgaacacacacacacacacacacacacacacacacacacacacaacatatggTTTTCATAATTTACAATTTTCATATGGAGTTTCCAATACTTACTGGGTGGCACACGTGATGTGAAACATATTTCAAATTTATCGTACGTTTCAGTCACAAACGAAAATTTTCCTTTCGATATATCCTCCTTCTGTGACAGAATATGACCTTTTGAATCTCTAACCTAAATTAGAAAACATTTTATGAGTGAGTGACTCCACAAATTAATAGTAAATTCTATGATTACTGTCAAGAACCCACTATATAATCCACTTTCTGCCCTGGAGCTGGAGATACTTCATAATCCCCCGTCACAAGAACGTCAGACTGGATTTCTTCTCTCAAACATTTTTGTGTATTTGGTTCCATTTTCCACATTATTCCTTCTACATTTCTTATAACGGCTATAATGCCcaataataaataaactaaatcCATTTCGGTAACAAAAAGAGCTAACTACCATGTATATAGCACAACACACTGTCAAATATTGTTAACTTCCACTCGCATTGCATCAAATCCAAACACAGATGAGTTGGCTTTACTCAAAGATTTTCACACGTGAACGTCATTTCCTGATGTAAAACATCTTTGCAACTATATCGATACAGACGAGGTTACACACGCAACTAACCTGTCGCCACAGCTAGTGGACTACTGCAGTTGCATGTCATGCGACAAGAAGTTCAACTTGTTTGTGCTTTGTGGGTTACTTTCCTATCACCACTGCTCCCTGGTGGCAGTATTTCGATACACAAGTATCCTTTCGCTGTTATCGAGGAGTAATTGCAGCTTTATTCCATTCGCTTTCAATGTGTTTTCATTTTATCACTGAAAAACAGTGAAATCAGTGGTCGGCAGGTAATTTTCGCAACTTTTGGAACTACATGGACAGCAACATATGTTTGTTTTTCCGgataagtatgtgtgtgtgtaagagagagagagagagagagagagagagagagagagagagagagagaccaagcaTTGTATAAGTTATGGATTATATGCAGAAAATAGCTCCCGAGTGTGATATGGCAACTGTTAAACTCAAAACTAGTTACTCGAAATGGCTATGTCAGCGAATGCAATAAAATTACAAACTCTTGAAATAGTGACGTGTCTGCAGATGATATAACACGCCAGCTGTTGGTTAGTTTATCTTTATACATAGcattttcgtctctgagtgttattTCTTTCATAAAGTGTAAGAGGTCCGTGATTTATCCCAGTGCCAAATCCATTTTCGTATCCAGAATTTGGGTTTCGTCTTCattgtatttaactcttgtcacaTTTCTAATGCCATAACTTGCACTGTCCTCATTCATACACGTCCATGTGATTTCAGGTGACGCCATATTGAAAGCTGTGTAACCACGTAGAATTTGTGGCGCCCTGGGTGAACGGTAGCTCATGATGCCTCTACAGAAAGTCACAAGCTGTGGCGCCACGTTCTCAGCTGTTCTGCGCTTCTCGCACCATTAACTGCTAGCAGCCAATAACGTAAATTCTCTCCCCGAGCGGCTAGCCGCGAGTTATAAACTAGACTGTGAGCATCTCTCTCTCGCATGTTGCGCTTTGCCGTATTTCGCGACCATGCAGTTTCGTTCACAGATAGCCCGAATTATTCACTCAGATGTCGATGTTactttcttgtagcagtatagctATGGATGTGTATCTGTAAACGTTTTAGTATGATATCATAATGAAAATGTCATGTGACGGCAATAAACGTGAAATTCCTCACAAGAAACCATAATtacattgcgtgcctatggagcatCGTCCTCGtcgtgcgactggtttcgtgatttcctgtcagaaagagcTCATATGTAGTAAGCGacggaaaatcgtcgagtaaaacagaactgatatctGACGTTTACAAGGAAGTATTATAGACGCTCCTCTGTTCCTGAtctaataaacgatttaggagacagtctgagcagccatcttaaacTCTTTGCACAGTCTTAaactgtttccagatgatgctgggatttaccgtcttataaagtcatcagaaattaaaacaaatttgaaaagacttagacaagatatctgtatggtgagaaaagtggtatttgactccaaataatgaaaagtttgaattCATCCATATGgccactaaaaggaatccgctaaattcggTTTACAGGATAAAACGCAAgattctaaaggctgtaaattcaactaaatacttagggattacaattaaaaataacttaaaatgcaacTATCACGTGGATAACGTTGTgtggaaaacaaaccaaagactatAATTTATTGGTAGACCATACAGCATTCTACTAAAGAGTCTACTTACACTTTCCTTTTCCACCCTCTGCTGTCAGGTGTGGGATCCATAGCTGATAGAattgatcgaaaaagttcaaagaaggacagctcgttttgtattttcgcgaaataggggagagactaccATGGATATGAtatacgaattggggtggcaattatcaaaacaaaggcgtttttcgttgtggcaggattttctcatgaaatttcagtcaccaactttctccacagagtgcgaaaatactttgttggcgcccGCCTACACAGGGAGAAgtgttcatcacaataaaataaaagaaatcagagctcgcaaggaaagataaaAGCGTTAGTGTTTCCTGGATGCTGCTCGAGAGGGGAATGAtagagaaatagctcgaaggtggttctatgaacgctCTGACACgcccttaattgtgaattgcagggtaatcatgtagctGTTTCACAAGCAGTCGATGAGGCGTATGTCCCGCATTTATAACTTCTTCAAATGTGAATCTGAAAGCGATACTTCTGTTTTTGACATTTTGAAGACTCAAGAACGAACTGCAGAAACACTTTTTGGCAAGAGAATTGTACagagaataataaataaaagtgtTGGAGCTGTAAAAAGGTcagaaaaatttgttttcttattgCCTGAAAATCACTGAAATcgcaagaaacctgtaacacaaatagatGGTTTTGACATCGATGTTTCAAAGCGCTCTGTGTTTGAATGTATGTAAGAAGGGAATATCCAACATCACAAAAAACATGTTACAATTATCCCTGAGCAAATTAGCTTCAAAGGTGGCGATTcgtcaatgtaaataatttaaaaatacattGGTTTTAAATATGTTAAGAAGAGGGCTTTTAGATTGAATGAGCAGAATGAAGCATGTCCGTTATAAAGATGCACAATACAGAAAGAGGATGTAGTTCTACAGTGTATTTACCTTGATTAAACAAGAGTGAATCGAAATCATTCCATTAAAACCTGCTTGGAAATGAGTGATAGTAATGGCGGTTTTAAAGGATCCTTAGGAAAAGATTCTTGGATATTTACTCTGTGTGCTGCCTCTTCTTCTGATTTGgttcctgagagtaaacttgtatttataTGTAAGAGAAATAGTAGTGACTACCATTCCGAAATGATCCCTGTCACTTTCAAAAAGTGATTGTCTGAACCATTCTTGCAATACCTAGCTTCAAAGTCGGTCATTGAAATTACCGTGCCAGTTATCATTTAGCTGTTAAAGAGCAATGACCAAGTATGAGCACCAGGAAAGGGGATATTGTGCTCTGGctgaaaaataaaagtattccaGACAATATATGCCAGGCTCGTGCTGAACTCCTGCAGCTCGTTAGTGTATAAAATTCACATGACAGAATATATAAATCTGACTCCCTTGCACGTGAATGTGGTCACACAGCTTTGTGTGTACTCACATATAACTGTCAGTATAAACCTATATAATTAATTTGTGCACATGTTACAAGCTATTTGGggaaaaaacaaaacattcaagataacagacACTGGAAGGCTTATGCATGAAGCAATAGACAGCAGCCTCCATCAGTATGTGCACAATGTGTGTCACgctgaaaaatttcaaaaatgcaCAGGGAGGTGAAGATGGATAAAAGCCTTGAACATATCATCCTAAATTTAAATCAAACGGTTTGGACATGGACTCAGATAGCAGATGGTATTATGATGTAGACTGAAACAAAGTAAAGTAATGATCTTTCTTGGT
This window contains:
- the LOC124789630 gene encoding transmembrane emp24 domain-containing protein bai isoform X2; this translates as MDLVYLLLGIIAVIRNVEGIMWKMEPNTQKCLREEIQSDVLVTGDYEVSPAPGQKVDYIVRDSKGHILSQKEDISKGKFSFVTETYDKFEICFTSRVPPNQRGVVQEVSLITKRGVEARNYEGIGEAAKLKPLEVELKRLEDLSDAIVKDFSLMRKREEEMRDTNESTNSRVLYFSIFSMCCLLGLATWQVLYLRRFFKAKKLIE
- the LOC124789630 gene encoding transmembrane emp24 domain-containing protein bai isoform X1, whose translation is MDLVYLLLGIIAVIRNVEGIMWKMEPNTQKCLREEIQSDVLVTGDYEVSPAPGQKVDYIVRDSKGHILSQKEDISKGKFSFVTETYDKFEICFTSRVPPNQRGVVQEVSLITKRGVEARNYEGMIGEAAKLKPLEVELKRLEDLSDAIVKDFSLMRKREEEMRDTNESTNSRVLYFSIFSMCCLLGLATWQVLYLRRFFKAKKLIE